A section of the Apostichopus japonicus isolate 1M-3 chromosome 1, ASM3797524v1, whole genome shotgun sequence genome encodes:
- the LOC139970397 gene encoding uncharacterized protein isoform X1 → MTYASLQRVVAGASLLLGDVIGHLRSLTKVFSDNYNLETCAEQLGALLLEFDNSKEVFSELSSRYKQEKYISEHFNVVKPKTILLGHRFDSVTNSQTGRAGQVAVRETFQYVPILETLKMLFRSNLVQTEVFNGHTSVDGFMRDYCDGEMFQKHPLLAKEKGAIQINLFFDELEVTNPLGSKTGIHKLGAFYYVLKNLDPKFNSSLKNVHLLAMCNCVDIKKYGYGPILAPFMEELHQLESDEGVLIALDKDKSFSLRGTLAVVSADNLGGNSLFGFVESFSANMPCKVCTGNKEDFQVKFTGEQFQLRSKHEHDQHVRDAQRNPPSCSASGVKRSCILNTSKYFHVTSNFCPDVMHDVLEGIAPMELKLVLKALIFDEKLFTLDQLNLKISTHNYGFCDQSNKPSQIMQHTLKSNDNSLKQRAAQMWCLLRVVPLLIGEYIPRGNCFWELILKLRKITDIIFAPKVTRGQCVYLKSLIEDHHSHFKRVFPDVSFIPKHHFLVHYPFLMLQVGPVVHMWCMRFEAKHMYAKRLSGVVCCFKDICKTVTQRHQISHCGKWFLSSNDNAEASLCVANVTPCQVCDICGFETLLQNVAGLSAEDELDVADHIVYFGTMYRAGMVVVIDTVNESPIFCRIISILLVGQLVYIHGEVWEACYFDEHLHSYSVQKGECYTFKRIEDLMDFYPLVLNFFGSETYISLKYGIM, encoded by the coding sequence ATGACTTATGCATCTCTGCAAAGAGTCGTTGCTGGAGCCTCGTTATTGCTTGGTGATGTGATTGGTCATCTTCGTTCTCTTACAAAGGTATTTTCTGATAACTATAACCTGGAAACATGTGCTGAACAGTTAGGTGCGTTATTACTTGAGTTTGACAATTCTAAAGAAGTATTCTCAGAACTCAGTAGTAGGTACAAACAAGAAAAGTACATATCTGAACACTTTAATGTTGTTAAGCCAAAAACAATATTGCTGGGTCATCGCTTTGATTCTGTCACAAACTCACAAACAGGCCGAGCAGGTCAGGTGGCTGTTAGAGAAACATTCCAATATGTCCCCATTTTGGAAACTCTGAAGATGCTCTTTAGAAGTAACTTAGTTCAAACAGAAGTTTTTAATGGTCACACATCAGTAGATGGGTTTATGAGAGACTATTGTGATGGGGAAATGTTTCAAAAGCACCCTCTACTTGCAAAAGAAAAGGGAGCAATTcagattaatttgttttttgatGAGCTTGAAGTTACAAATCCTTTAGGTAGCAAGACAGGTATTCATAAACTTGGGGCATTTTATTATGTTCTTAAAAATTTAGATCCCAAATTCAACTCATCTCTAAAAAATGTGCATTTACTTGCAATGTGCAATTGtgttgatataaagaaatatgGCTATGGACCAATTCTGGCCCCTTTCATGGAAGAATTACACCAACTTGAGTCAGATGAGGGAGTGTTAATTGCCTTGGACAAAGACAAGTCATTTTCACTTCGGGGCACGCTAGCTGTAGTATCAGCAGATAATCTTGGTGGCAATTCTCTATTTGGATTCGTTGAGAGTTTTAGTGCAAACATGCCTTGTAAAGTGTGTACAGGAAACAAAGAAGACTTTCAAGTGAAGTTTACTGGGGAACAGTTTCAACTAAGATCAAAGCATGAACATGATCAGCATGTGAGGGACGCGCAGAGAAATCCTCCTAGTTGTTCTGCAAGCGGAGTGAAAAGATCATGTATCCTTAACACCTCAAAATATTTCCATGTCACATCCAATTTCTGTCCAGATGTTATGCATGATGTGTTGGAAGGGATAGCACCAATGGAATTAAAGCTTGTTTTAAAAGCTTTGATTTTTGATGAAAAATTATTCACATTAGatcaattaaatttaaaaatatccaCTCATAACTATGGGTTTTGTGatcagtcaaataagcctagtCAGATAATGCAGCACACTCTGAAATCAAATGATAACAGCTTAAAGCAAAGAGCTGCACAGATGTGGTGTCTCTTGAGGGTTGTTCCACTTTTAATAGGGGAATACATTCCAAGAGGTAATTGTTTCTGGGAGCTAATTCTGAAACTAAGAAAAATTACAGATATTATCTTTGCTCCTAAAGTGACAAGAGGACAGTGTGTTTACTTGAAGAGTCTCATAGAGGACCACCACTCTCATTTTAAAAGAGTGTTTCCTGATGTAAGCTTCATTCCAAAGCATCATTTCCTGGTGCATTATCCCTTCCTGATGCTTCAAGTGGGACCTGTTGTTCACATGTGGTGTATGCGATTCGAAGCAAAACACATGTATGCCAAGAGGCTTTCGGGTGTGGTTTGTTGTTTCAAAGACATTTGTAAAACTGTCACTCAAAGACATCAGATTAGCCACTGTGGGAAATGGTTTTTATCCTCTAATGATAATGCTGAAGCATCACTATGTGTGGCAAATGTTACTCCATGTCAAGTGTGCGACATTTGTGGTTTTGAAACTTTGCTACAAAATGTTGCAGGACTTTCAGCAGAAGATGAACTTGATGTTGCAGATCATATCGTATACTTTGGCACAATGTACAGGGCTGGTATGGTTGTGGTCATAGATACTGTAAACGAATCTCCAATATTTTGTAGGataatatcaatactattaGTTGGTCAGCTTGTTTATATACATGGAGAAGTCTGGGAAGCTTGTTATTTTGACGAACATTTGCATTCTTACTCAGTGCAAAAAGGTGAATGCTACACTTTCAAAAGAATTGAAGATCTAATGGATTTTTATCCACTAGTTTTAAATTTCTTTGGAAGTGAGACCTATATTAGCCTAAAATATGGAATAATGTAG